The genomic window GGTTTTCGGGTGCGAACCCCCATTCGGCGAGGAGAAAATCATGAAGTGATTTCCGTTCGAAAGAAAGGGTTGCTTCCGCGTTCCGCAGGAGGGTTAATCCGGTTTCGTCGTCTGGGGCCTTCACCGCCACCAAGGCCACCGCCCGGGCGAACCTGCTGAGATACAAGGCGTCTTGGATGATGTATTGTTTGAAGACGCTGTTGTCGAGAGAA from Candidatus Kryptonium sp. includes these protein-coding regions:
- a CDS encoding thiaminase II codes for the protein MTRFIDLLWKSADDVYHAILKHPFVEGLVSGSLDNSVFKQYIIQDALYLSRFARAVALVAVKAPDDETGLTLLRNAEATLSFERKSLHDFLLAEWGFAPEN